A window from Camelus dromedarius isolate mCamDro1 chromosome 9, mCamDro1.pat, whole genome shotgun sequence encodes these proteins:
- the PPP1R37 gene encoding protein phosphatase 1 regulatory subunit 37 isoform X2: MSPQEPASFSPVLRRPAWSTGQRACPPVRLTLHGRLGAQNVTVDEVIGAYKQACQKLNCRQIPKLLRQLQEFTDLRHRIDCLDLKGEKLDYKTCEALEEVFKRLQFKVVDLEQTNLDEDGASALFDMIEYYESATHLNISFNKHIGTRGWQAAAHMMRKTSCLQYLDARNTPLLDHSAPFVARALRIRSSLAVLHLENASLSGRPLMLLATALKMNMTLRELYLADNKLNGLQDSAQLGNLLKFNCSLQILDLRNNHVLDSGLAYICEGLKEQRKGLATLVLWNNQLTHTGMAFLGMTLPHTHSLETLNLGHNPIGNEGVRNLKNGLIGNRSVLRLGLASTKLTCEGAVAVAEFIAESPRLLRLDLRENEIKTGGLMALSLALKVNHSLLRLDLDREPKKEAVKSFIETQKALLAEIQNGCKRNFVLAREREEKEQRLQLSASMPEITVTEPQPDDEPGEEPAAEAQENGAPGPSPGPDSDSDSDSDGEDREEEDGERAEAPCPALVPPTDSLGPGDRSPPGCPSSPTEQRISVSSPGRGHKVFVVTRVESPPERAEPPVPPAPPSPTAPPCPPSPPALPSPPASPALPPAEAVSPQDLGSSEPQPQPEPPQSGPPLPNGLKPEFALALPPEPPPGPEAKAGGCGLEHELSCSKNEKELEELLLEASQESGQETL, from the exons CCCAGAATGTGACCGTGGACGAGGTCATTGGCGCCTACAAGCAGGCCTGCCAGAAGCTGAACTGCAGACAGATCCCCAAGCTCCTCAGGCAGCTCCAG GAGTTCACAGACCTCAGGCACCGCATTGACTGTCTGGACCTGAAAG GTGAGAAGCTTGACTACAAGACCTGCGAGGCCCTCGAAGAGGTCTTCAAGAGGCTGCAGTTCAAGGTTGTGGATCTGGAGCAGACAAACCTGGATGAAGAT GGTGCCTCTGCCCTCTTCGACATGATCGAGTACTACGAGTCGGCCACCCATCTCAACATCTCCTTCAACAAGCACATCGGCACCCGGGGCTGGCAGGCCGCTGCCCACATGATGCGCAAG ACGAGCTGCCTCCAGTACCTGGATGCCCGCAACACACCCCTGCTGGACCACTCAGCACCCTTTGTGGCCCGTGCCCTGCGCATCCGCAGCAGCCTGGCCGTGTTGCACTTGGAGAATGCCAGCCTATCTGGGCGGCCCCTCATGCTGCTCG CCACAGCCCTGAAGATGAACATGACTCTGCGGGAACTGTACTTGGCTGACAACAAGCTCAATGGCCTGCAGGACTCAGCCCAGCTGGGCAACCTGCTCAAGTTCAACTGCTCCCTGCAGATCCTGGACCTCCGTAACAACCACGTGCTGGACTCAG GTCTGGCCTACATCTGTGAGGGCCTcaaggagcagaggaaggggttGGCGACCCTGGTGCTGTGGAACAACCAGCTCACGCACACGGGCATGGCCTTCCTGGGCATGACGCTG CCGCACACTCACAGCCTGGAGACGCTGAACCTGGGTCACAACCCCATCGGGAACGAGGGCGTGCGGAACCTCAAGAACGGCCTCATTGGCAACCGCAGCGTGCTGCGCCTTGGCCTGGCCTCCACCAAGCTCACCTGCGAGG GCGCGGTGGCGGTGGCGGAGTTCATCGCCGAGAGCCCCCGCCTCCTGAGACTGGACCTTCGGGAGAACGAGATCAAGACGGGCGGGCTCATGGCACTGTCGTTGGCCCTCAAGGTGAACCATTCCCTACTGCGCCTGGACCTTGACCGCGAGCCCAAGAAGGAGGCG GTGAAGAGCTTCATCGAGACGCAGAAGGCGCTGCTCGCGGAGATCCAGAATGGCTGCAAGCGCAACTTTGTGCTGGCGCGGGAGCGGGAGGAGAAGGAGCAGCGCCTGCAGCTGTCGGCCTCCATGCCCGAGATCACCGTCACTGAGCCCCAGCCTGACGATGAGCCTGGGGAGGAGCCTGCCGCAGAGGCGCAGGAGAACGGGGCCCCTGGCCCGAGCCCTGGGCCGGACTCAGACTCAGACTCAGACTCCGACGGGGAGGAccgggaggaggaggatggggagagggctgaggccccctgccccgccctggTGCCCCCCACGGACTCCCTGGGTCCTGGGGACAGGAGCCCCCcaggctgcccctcctccccgaCTGAGCAGCGCATTTCTGTGTCCAGCCCGGGCCGGGGCCACAAAGTGTTTGTGGTGACCCGGGTGGAGAGTCCACCTGAGAGAGCAGAGCCTCCTGTGCCACcggcccctccttcccccactgccCCTCCTTGTCCTCCATCCCCACCTGCCTTACCCTCCCCTCCCGCCTCACCTGCACTACCACCAGCTGAGGCTGTCAGCCCTCAGGACCTAGGGTCATCTGAGCCTCAGCCACAGCCAGAGCCGCCTCAGTCAGGGCCACCGCTGCCCAACGGCCTGAAGCCTGAGTTTGCCCTCGCACTGCCCCCAGAGCCGCCCCCGGGGCCCGAGGCCAAGGCGGGCGGCTGTGGCCTGGAACACG AGCTGAGCTGCTCCAAGAATGAGAAGGAGCTCGAGGAGCTGCTGCTGGAAGCCAGTCAGGAATCTGGGCAGGAGACACTGTGA
- the PPP1R37 gene encoding protein phosphatase 1 regulatory subunit 37 isoform X1 — protein sequence METPPQEAPPGPSADGEAEEAPTEALSPSSASPPADGRLKAVAKRVTFPSDEDIVSGAVEPKDPWRHAQNVTVDEVIGAYKQACQKLNCRQIPKLLRQLQEFTDLRHRIDCLDLKGEKLDYKTCEALEEVFKRLQFKVVDLEQTNLDEDGASALFDMIEYYESATHLNISFNKHIGTRGWQAAAHMMRKTSCLQYLDARNTPLLDHSAPFVARALRIRSSLAVLHLENASLSGRPLMLLATALKMNMTLRELYLADNKLNGLQDSAQLGNLLKFNCSLQILDLRNNHVLDSGLAYICEGLKEQRKGLATLVLWNNQLTHTGMAFLGMTLPHTHSLETLNLGHNPIGNEGVRNLKNGLIGNRSVLRLGLASTKLTCEGAVAVAEFIAESPRLLRLDLRENEIKTGGLMALSLALKVNHSLLRLDLDREPKKEAVKSFIETQKALLAEIQNGCKRNFVLAREREEKEQRLQLSASMPEITVTEPQPDDEPGEEPAAEAQENGAPGPSPGPDSDSDSDSDGEDREEEDGERAEAPCPALVPPTDSLGPGDRSPPGCPSSPTEQRISVSSPGRGHKVFVVTRVESPPERAEPPVPPAPPSPTAPPCPPSPPALPSPPASPALPPAEAVSPQDLGSSEPQPQPEPPQSGPPLPNGLKPEFALALPPEPPPGPEAKAGGCGLEHELSCSKNEKELEELLLEASQESGQETL from the exons CCCAGAATGTGACCGTGGACGAGGTCATTGGCGCCTACAAGCAGGCCTGCCAGAAGCTGAACTGCAGACAGATCCCCAAGCTCCTCAGGCAGCTCCAG GAGTTCACAGACCTCAGGCACCGCATTGACTGTCTGGACCTGAAAG GTGAGAAGCTTGACTACAAGACCTGCGAGGCCCTCGAAGAGGTCTTCAAGAGGCTGCAGTTCAAGGTTGTGGATCTGGAGCAGACAAACCTGGATGAAGAT GGTGCCTCTGCCCTCTTCGACATGATCGAGTACTACGAGTCGGCCACCCATCTCAACATCTCCTTCAACAAGCACATCGGCACCCGGGGCTGGCAGGCCGCTGCCCACATGATGCGCAAG ACGAGCTGCCTCCAGTACCTGGATGCCCGCAACACACCCCTGCTGGACCACTCAGCACCCTTTGTGGCCCGTGCCCTGCGCATCCGCAGCAGCCTGGCCGTGTTGCACTTGGAGAATGCCAGCCTATCTGGGCGGCCCCTCATGCTGCTCG CCACAGCCCTGAAGATGAACATGACTCTGCGGGAACTGTACTTGGCTGACAACAAGCTCAATGGCCTGCAGGACTCAGCCCAGCTGGGCAACCTGCTCAAGTTCAACTGCTCCCTGCAGATCCTGGACCTCCGTAACAACCACGTGCTGGACTCAG GTCTGGCCTACATCTGTGAGGGCCTcaaggagcagaggaaggggttGGCGACCCTGGTGCTGTGGAACAACCAGCTCACGCACACGGGCATGGCCTTCCTGGGCATGACGCTG CCGCACACTCACAGCCTGGAGACGCTGAACCTGGGTCACAACCCCATCGGGAACGAGGGCGTGCGGAACCTCAAGAACGGCCTCATTGGCAACCGCAGCGTGCTGCGCCTTGGCCTGGCCTCCACCAAGCTCACCTGCGAGG GCGCGGTGGCGGTGGCGGAGTTCATCGCCGAGAGCCCCCGCCTCCTGAGACTGGACCTTCGGGAGAACGAGATCAAGACGGGCGGGCTCATGGCACTGTCGTTGGCCCTCAAGGTGAACCATTCCCTACTGCGCCTGGACCTTGACCGCGAGCCCAAGAAGGAGGCG GTGAAGAGCTTCATCGAGACGCAGAAGGCGCTGCTCGCGGAGATCCAGAATGGCTGCAAGCGCAACTTTGTGCTGGCGCGGGAGCGGGAGGAGAAGGAGCAGCGCCTGCAGCTGTCGGCCTCCATGCCCGAGATCACCGTCACTGAGCCCCAGCCTGACGATGAGCCTGGGGAGGAGCCTGCCGCAGAGGCGCAGGAGAACGGGGCCCCTGGCCCGAGCCCTGGGCCGGACTCAGACTCAGACTCAGACTCCGACGGGGAGGAccgggaggaggaggatggggagagggctgaggccccctgccccgccctggTGCCCCCCACGGACTCCCTGGGTCCTGGGGACAGGAGCCCCCcaggctgcccctcctccccgaCTGAGCAGCGCATTTCTGTGTCCAGCCCGGGCCGGGGCCACAAAGTGTTTGTGGTGACCCGGGTGGAGAGTCCACCTGAGAGAGCAGAGCCTCCTGTGCCACcggcccctccttcccccactgccCCTCCTTGTCCTCCATCCCCACCTGCCTTACCCTCCCCTCCCGCCTCACCTGCACTACCACCAGCTGAGGCTGTCAGCCCTCAGGACCTAGGGTCATCTGAGCCTCAGCCACAGCCAGAGCCGCCTCAGTCAGGGCCACCGCTGCCCAACGGCCTGAAGCCTGAGTTTGCCCTCGCACTGCCCCCAGAGCCGCCCCCGGGGCCCGAGGCCAAGGCGGGCGGCTGTGGCCTGGAACACG AGCTGAGCTGCTCCAAGAATGAGAAGGAGCTCGAGGAGCTGCTGCTGGAAGCCAGTCAGGAATCTGGGCAGGAGACACTGTGA
- the LOC105095480 gene encoding NTPase KAP family P-loop domain-containing protein 1 isoform X2, giving the protein MADAALFEFLHTEMVAELWAHDPDPSPGGQKMSLSVLEGMGFRVGQALGERLPRETLAFREELDVLKFLCKDLWVAVFQKQMDSLRTNHQGTYVLQDNSFPLLVRMASGQQYLEEAPKFLAFTCGLLRGALSTLGIKSLVTASVAALPASSGGITHLDSARLCHLLLELDPLATMHKHYAVHFAKGSRPPTDCYFLDPEMGHQKEILTEDDVYCSCLAKTLCHVPVPVTVGFYAPFGCRLHLMLDKITALMQQEATQREGEELQRVQCRPRSVRGWGFPQLLWYLVFLQPVITEVHLRRKNVKFLFIRFSAWQYAGTDKLWAGLVTTLCEGIRHHYGALPFSVYSVMGNKPGATPGFCQREWHCRLRVCLALLALLAALSLGVGLLYLSVGSRSLGHGVANGSLLQVVGGAATTLSGSGLLMAVYSVGKHLFVSQRKKIERLVSREKFGSQLGFMCEVKKEVELLTDFLCFLEIYQRCRLRVVLEVTGLDTCYPERVVGVLNAMNTLLSDSHAPFIFILVVDPSILAACLESAGSMKGTADNGYLFLNRTVTLPFSVPIMGRRTKLQFLHDAVQSRDDLLYREMTRKLRPPGGAGDGESTRLLGVETRAGAQRAQSRVDAEAARRIREALFCLHDERDCLYEYVPDNVVSMRRIVNTVPITVRLLQQQQQGDFVGPSPRQAVAWVVLANQWPCRLSWVLQCLEDRQQAGGAPDARARLWDVFCDNSRELHTMTKALQNVLDLDGDPELFERFLDSDFPFTVAEAQSLLRCTVNLDHSIRRRMGLIRAVSALKPPSPPKSPAHDAPHTANGANHAPGEAMSGRSAGHTPAHASEAHHPQDWAQRGKPRPVA; this is encoded by the exons GGACAGAAGATGAGCCTGTCGGTCTTGGAGGGCATGGGCTTCCgcgtgggccaggccctgggtgagag GCTGCCACGGGAGACGCTGGCCTTCAGGGAGGAGCTGGATGTCCTCAAGTTCCTGTGCAAAGACCTGTGGGTGGCTGTGTTCCAAAAGCAGATGGACAGCCTCCGCACCAATCACCAG GGGACCTACGTCCTGCAGGACAACAGCTTCCCTCTCCTCGTCCGGATGGCCTCAGGCCAGCAGTACCTGGAGGAAGCGCCAAAG TTCCTGGCCTTCACCTGCGGCCTGCTGCGCGGCGCCCTCAGCACCCTGGGCATCAAGAGCCTGGTCACCGCCTCCGTGGCAGCCCTGCCCGCCT CATCTGGGGGCATCACACATCTGGACTCTGCCAGGCTCTGCCACCTGCTGCTTGAGCTGG ACCCCCTGGCCACCATGCACAAGCACTACGCCGTCCACTTCGCCAAGGGCTCCCGGCCCCCCACCGACTGCTATTTCTTGGACCCGGAAATGGGGCACCAAAAAG AGATCCTGACAGAGGATGATGTCTACTGCAGCTGCCTGGCCAAGACCCTTTGCCACGTGCCCGTCCCTGTGACTGTGGGTTTCTATGCCCCCTTTGGCTGCCGCCTGCACCTGATGCTGGACAAGATCACGG CGCTGATGCAGCAGGAGGCGACCCAGCGCGAGGGCGAGGAGCTCCAGCGCGTGCAATGCCGGCCGCGGTCAGTGCGCGGCTGGGGCTTCCCGCAGCTTCTGTGGTACCTGGTGTTCCTGCAGCCAGTCATCACAGAAGTGCACCTGCGGCGCAAGAACGTGAAGTTCCTCTTCATCCGCTTCAGCGCCTGGCAGTACGCGGGCACGGACAAGCTGTGGGCCGGCCTGGTCACCACGCTGTGCGAGGGCATCCGCCATCACTACGGCGCGCTGCCCTTCAGCGTGTACTCGGTGATGGGCAACAAGCCGGGCGCGACGCCGGGCTTCTGCCAACGCGAGTGGCACTGCCGGCTGCGCGTGTGCCTGGCGCTGCTGGCGCTGCTGGCGGCGCTCAGCCTGGGCGTGGGCCTGCTCTACCTGTCGGTGGGCAGCCGCTCACTGGGCCACGGCGTCGCCAATGGCAGCCTGCTCCAGGTGGTCGGGGGCGCGGCCACCACACTGTCGGGCTCCGGGCTGCTCATGGCCGTATACTCAGTGGGCAAGCACCTGTTCGTGAGCCAGCGCAAGAAGATTGAGCGGCTGGTGTCGCGCGAGAAGTTCGGCAGCCAGCTGGGCTTCATGTGCGAGGTGAAGAAGGAGGTGGAGCTGCTTACTGACTTCCTGTGCTTCCTGGAGATCTACCAGCGGTGCCGGCTGCGCGTTGTGCTCGAGGTCACGGGGCTGGACACTTGCTATCCGGAGCGCGTGGTGGGCGTGCTCAACGCCATGAATACACTGCTGTCCGACAGCCACGCGCCCTTCATCTTCATCCTGGTGGTGGACCCCAGCATCCTGGCCGCGTGCCTCGAGAGCGCCGGCTCCATGAAGGGCACGGCCGACAACGGCTACCTCTTCCTCAACCGCACCGTCACGCTGCCCTTCTCCGTGCCCATCATGGGCCGCCGCACCAAGCTGCAGTTTCTGCACGACGCGGTGCAGAGCCGCGACGACCTGCTCTATCGCGAGATGACGCGCAAGCTGCGGccgccgggcggggcgggggacGGCGAGAGCACGCGGCTCCTAGGGGTGGAGACGCGGGCGGGGGCCCAGCGCGCGCAGAGCCGCGTCGACGCCGAGGCGGCGCGCCGCATCCGGGAGGCGCTCTTCTGCCTGCACGACGAGCGCGACTGCCTCTACGAGTACGTGCCCGACAACGTGGTGTCCATGCGGCGCATCGTCAACACGGTGCCCATCACCGTGCGcctgctgcagcagcagcagcagggggaCTTCGTGGGCCCCTCGCCGCGCCAGGCCGTGGCTTGGGTCGTACTCGCCAACCAGTGGCCATGCCGCCTCAGCTGGGTGCTGCAGTGCCTGGAGGACCGGCAGCAGGCTGGGGGCGCGCCAGACGCCCGCGCGCGCCTCTGGGACGTCTTCTGCGACAACAGCCGCGAGCTGCACACCATGACCAAGGCGCTGCAGAACGTGCTCGACCTAGACGGCGACCCCGAGCTTTTCGAGCGCTTCCTGGACTCCGACTTCCCCTTCACCGTGGCCGAGGCGCAGAGCCTGCTGCGCTGCACGGTCAACCTGGATCATTCCATCCGCCGCCGCATGGGCCTCATCCGGGCGGTCAGTGCGCTCAAGCCGCCTAGCCCACCCAAGTCCCCCGCCCACGACGCCCCCCACACCGCCAACGGAGCCAACCACGCCCCAGGGGAAGCCATGTCAGGTCGCTCTGCAGGGCACACCCCTGCGCATGCCAGCGAAGCCCACCACCCCCAGGACTGGGCTCAACGGGGCAAGCCCAGACCTGTGGCTTAA
- the LOC105095480 gene encoding NTPase KAP family P-loop domain-containing protein 1 isoform X1 has product MADAALFEFLHTEMVAELWAHDPDPSPGGQKMSLSVLEGMGFRVGQALGERLPRETLAFREELDVLKFLCKDLWVAVFQKQMDSLRTNHQGTYVLQDNSFPLLVRMASGQQYLEEAPKFLAFTCGLLRGALSTLGIKSLVTASVAALPASSGGITHLDSARLCHLLLELDPLATMHKHYAVHFAKGSRPPTDCYFLDPEMGHQKGCCHQWCHDLAAPGAHGPCWPLPQACWQLAYHSHRGCVGGCRWGPQPPLLQQQQQQRWQPQAPAPSPLRQRLSPAQRAQKGMPATSTAPVQPASAPQPPPAPTTAHTTASSSPALPSATSTLLEPSRPTAARPLPAPAAYGSFTSYSSEILTEDDVYCSCLAKTLCHVPVPVTVGFYAPFGCRLHLMLDKITALMQQEATQREGEELQRVQCRPRSVRGWGFPQLLWYLVFLQPVITEVHLRRKNVKFLFIRFSAWQYAGTDKLWAGLVTTLCEGIRHHYGALPFSVYSVMGNKPGATPGFCQREWHCRLRVCLALLALLAALSLGVGLLYLSVGSRSLGHGVANGSLLQVVGGAATTLSGSGLLMAVYSVGKHLFVSQRKKIERLVSREKFGSQLGFMCEVKKEVELLTDFLCFLEIYQRCRLRVVLEVTGLDTCYPERVVGVLNAMNTLLSDSHAPFIFILVVDPSILAACLESAGSMKGTADNGYLFLNRTVTLPFSVPIMGRRTKLQFLHDAVQSRDDLLYREMTRKLRPPGGAGDGESTRLLGVETRAGAQRAQSRVDAEAARRIREALFCLHDERDCLYEYVPDNVVSMRRIVNTVPITVRLLQQQQQGDFVGPSPRQAVAWVVLANQWPCRLSWVLQCLEDRQQAGGAPDARARLWDVFCDNSRELHTMTKALQNVLDLDGDPELFERFLDSDFPFTVAEAQSLLRCTVNLDHSIRRRMGLIRAVSALKPPSPPKSPAHDAPHTANGANHAPGEAMSGRSAGHTPAHASEAHHPQDWAQRGKPRPVA; this is encoded by the exons GGACAGAAGATGAGCCTGTCGGTCTTGGAGGGCATGGGCTTCCgcgtgggccaggccctgggtgagag GCTGCCACGGGAGACGCTGGCCTTCAGGGAGGAGCTGGATGTCCTCAAGTTCCTGTGCAAAGACCTGTGGGTGGCTGTGTTCCAAAAGCAGATGGACAGCCTCCGCACCAATCACCAG GGGACCTACGTCCTGCAGGACAACAGCTTCCCTCTCCTCGTCCGGATGGCCTCAGGCCAGCAGTACCTGGAGGAAGCGCCAAAG TTCCTGGCCTTCACCTGCGGCCTGCTGCGCGGCGCCCTCAGCACCCTGGGCATCAAGAGCCTGGTCACCGCCTCCGTGGCAGCCCTGCCCGCCT CATCTGGGGGCATCACACATCTGGACTCTGCCAGGCTCTGCCACCTGCTGCTTGAGCTGG ACCCCCTGGCCACCATGCACAAGCACTACGCCGTCCACTTCGCCAAGGGCTCCCGGCCCCCCACCGACTGCTATTTCTTGGACCCGGAAATGGGGCACCAAAAAG gatGCTGTCATCAGTGGTGCCATGACCTAGCAGCACCTGGAGCCCACGGGCCCTGTTGGCCGCTCCCCCAGGCATGCTGGCAGTTGGCCTACCACAGCCACAGGGGGTGTGTCGGCGGCTGTCGCTGGGGCCCCCAGCCCCCgctcctgcagcagcagcagcagcagcggtggcagccccaggccccagctcccagccccctgcGGCAGCGGCTCTCCCCTGCCCAAAGGGCCCAGAAGGGGATGCCTGCCACCTCGACTGCCCCCGTACAACCAGCCAGCGCCCCCCAGCCGCCCCCCGCACCCACCACGGCACACACCACGGCCAGCAGCAGCCCGGCCCTGCCCTCCGCCACCAGCACCCTCCTGGAGCCCAGCAGGCCCACTGCGGCTCGGCCCCTGCCCGCCCCTGCTGCCTATGGCTCCTTCACCTCCTACAGCTCCG AGATCCTGACAGAGGATGATGTCTACTGCAGCTGCCTGGCCAAGACCCTTTGCCACGTGCCCGTCCCTGTGACTGTGGGTTTCTATGCCCCCTTTGGCTGCCGCCTGCACCTGATGCTGGACAAGATCACGG CGCTGATGCAGCAGGAGGCGACCCAGCGCGAGGGCGAGGAGCTCCAGCGCGTGCAATGCCGGCCGCGGTCAGTGCGCGGCTGGGGCTTCCCGCAGCTTCTGTGGTACCTGGTGTTCCTGCAGCCAGTCATCACAGAAGTGCACCTGCGGCGCAAGAACGTGAAGTTCCTCTTCATCCGCTTCAGCGCCTGGCAGTACGCGGGCACGGACAAGCTGTGGGCCGGCCTGGTCACCACGCTGTGCGAGGGCATCCGCCATCACTACGGCGCGCTGCCCTTCAGCGTGTACTCGGTGATGGGCAACAAGCCGGGCGCGACGCCGGGCTTCTGCCAACGCGAGTGGCACTGCCGGCTGCGCGTGTGCCTGGCGCTGCTGGCGCTGCTGGCGGCGCTCAGCCTGGGCGTGGGCCTGCTCTACCTGTCGGTGGGCAGCCGCTCACTGGGCCACGGCGTCGCCAATGGCAGCCTGCTCCAGGTGGTCGGGGGCGCGGCCACCACACTGTCGGGCTCCGGGCTGCTCATGGCCGTATACTCAGTGGGCAAGCACCTGTTCGTGAGCCAGCGCAAGAAGATTGAGCGGCTGGTGTCGCGCGAGAAGTTCGGCAGCCAGCTGGGCTTCATGTGCGAGGTGAAGAAGGAGGTGGAGCTGCTTACTGACTTCCTGTGCTTCCTGGAGATCTACCAGCGGTGCCGGCTGCGCGTTGTGCTCGAGGTCACGGGGCTGGACACTTGCTATCCGGAGCGCGTGGTGGGCGTGCTCAACGCCATGAATACACTGCTGTCCGACAGCCACGCGCCCTTCATCTTCATCCTGGTGGTGGACCCCAGCATCCTGGCCGCGTGCCTCGAGAGCGCCGGCTCCATGAAGGGCACGGCCGACAACGGCTACCTCTTCCTCAACCGCACCGTCACGCTGCCCTTCTCCGTGCCCATCATGGGCCGCCGCACCAAGCTGCAGTTTCTGCACGACGCGGTGCAGAGCCGCGACGACCTGCTCTATCGCGAGATGACGCGCAAGCTGCGGccgccgggcggggcgggggacGGCGAGAGCACGCGGCTCCTAGGGGTGGAGACGCGGGCGGGGGCCCAGCGCGCGCAGAGCCGCGTCGACGCCGAGGCGGCGCGCCGCATCCGGGAGGCGCTCTTCTGCCTGCACGACGAGCGCGACTGCCTCTACGAGTACGTGCCCGACAACGTGGTGTCCATGCGGCGCATCGTCAACACGGTGCCCATCACCGTGCGcctgctgcagcagcagcagcagggggaCTTCGTGGGCCCCTCGCCGCGCCAGGCCGTGGCTTGGGTCGTACTCGCCAACCAGTGGCCATGCCGCCTCAGCTGGGTGCTGCAGTGCCTGGAGGACCGGCAGCAGGCTGGGGGCGCGCCAGACGCCCGCGCGCGCCTCTGGGACGTCTTCTGCGACAACAGCCGCGAGCTGCACACCATGACCAAGGCGCTGCAGAACGTGCTCGACCTAGACGGCGACCCCGAGCTTTTCGAGCGCTTCCTGGACTCCGACTTCCCCTTCACCGTGGCCGAGGCGCAGAGCCTGCTGCGCTGCACGGTCAACCTGGATCATTCCATCCGCCGCCGCATGGGCCTCATCCGGGCGGTCAGTGCGCTCAAGCCGCCTAGCCCACCCAAGTCCCCCGCCCACGACGCCCCCCACACCGCCAACGGAGCCAACCACGCCCCAGGGGAAGCCATGTCAGGTCGCTCTGCAGGGCACACCCCTGCGCATGCCAGCGAAGCCCACCACCCCCAGGACTGGGCTCAACGGGGCAAGCCCAGACCTGTGGCTTAA